A part of Xenopus tropicalis strain Nigerian chromosome 4, UCB_Xtro_10.0, whole genome shotgun sequence genomic DNA contains:
- the slc5a12 gene encoding sodium-coupled monocarboxylate transporter 2 isoform X1: MTKFEIPTIKTFASWDYVVFAALFLVSAGIGVFFAIKERKKTSSADFLVGGKQMTCGPVALSLTASFMSAVTVLGAPAEVYRFGASFGIFFISYAFVVIFSAELFVPVFYRSGITSTYEYLELRFNRVVRYAATIMYIVQTILYTGVVVYAPALALNQVTGFDLWGSVVATGIVCTFYCTLGGLKAVVWTDAFQMVVMVVGFLTVLIEGTIQNGGPSKIWETATNGSRVDIANFDVDPLKRHTFWTIAVGGTFTWLGIYGVNQSTVQRCISCKSEKHAKLALYLNLLGLWIILVCSVFTGLIMYAHFVSCDPWTAGFITAPDQMMPYFVMNIFSKMPGLPGLFVACAFSGTLSTVAASINALATVTFEDFVKNIFKNISDRKSTWISKGLCVLFGILCTVMAVVASFMGGVVQAALSIHGMCGGPMLGLFTLGIVFPWSNWKGALGGLLIGIIMSFWVGIGGFVFPPPVTKTFPLELRTDGCILANMTINGTETLVTTLATALDPTQAPARSVLADNWYSLSYLYYSAVGCLSCIISGLLISFVTGREHGKNIRPLLIRPICNIFCFWSDKYKTKCWCGVPHDREEEDFDPKDNPDNDVKMAPVAEKSSQNGYDNNSCRKLPPGYNEAEKSYTNTNEEKISYM, translated from the exons ATGACCAAGTTTGAGATTCCTACAATTAAGACATTTGCATCTTGGGACTATGTCGTTTTTGCTGCACTTTTTCTGGTATCAGCCGGAATTGGTGTGTTCTTTGCAATCAAGGAGCGAAAGAAGACTTCTTCAGCTGACTTTCTGGTCGGGGGCAAGCAAATGACATGTGGTCCCGTAGCCCTGTCCCTAACTGCCAGTTTTATGTCTGCGGTGACTGTGTTAGGAGCACCCGCAGAGGTGTATCGATTCGGTGCCTCATTTGGTATCTTCTTCATCTCCTATGCCTTCGTTGTCATTTTTAGTGCAGAACTCTTTGTTCCAGTCTTCTATAGGTCTGGAATCACCAGTACGTATGAG TATTTGGAGCTGCGATTTAACAGAGTTGTCCGATATGCTGCAACAATTATGTACATTGTGCAAACG ATACTTTACACTGGAGTAGTGGTGTATGCTCCTGCGTTGGCGCTCAACCAAG tgactgGATTTGATCTTTGGGGATCTGTTGTTGCAACAGGCATTGTTTGTACTTTTTACTGCACTCTG GGGGGCTTGAAAGCCGTTGTATGGACTGATGCATTCCAGATGGTCGTGATGGTAGTTGGATTTTTAACTGTACTGATTGAAGGAACTATTCAAAATGGAGGGCCTTCTAAGATATGGGAGACAGCCACGAATGGATCCCGTGTAGATATTGCCAA ttTTGATGTAGACCCATTAAAAAGACACACATTTTGGACCATTGCTGTGGGAGGAACATTTACATGGCTGGGAATCTATGGAGTTAACCAGTCGACAGTACAGAGATGCATATCGTGCAAGTCTGAGAAGCATGCTAAACT tgcacTGTATCTTAACTTGCTTGGACTGTGGATAATATTGGTGTGCTCTGTATTCACTGGACTGATCATGTATGCCCATTTTGTAAGCTGTGACCCTTGGACTGCGGGATTTATAACAGCGCCAGACCAG ATGATGCCATATTTTGTAATGAACATATTTTCAAAAATGCCAGGGCTCCCCGGACTATTCGTTGCATGTGCCTTCAGTGGGACATTAAG TACGGTGGCTGCCAGTATCAATGCTCTTGCTACTGTGACTTTTGAAGACTTTGTCAAGAACATTTTCAAGAATATCTCTGATAGGAAAAGTACTTGGATCAGCAAAGGATTAT GTGTTTTGTTTGGTATTCTGTGCACTGTAATGGCCGTTGTAGCATCATTTATGGGAGGAGTTGTGCAG GCTGCACTAAGCATTCATGGAATGTGTGGGGGACCCATGCTGGGGTTGTTTACTTTGGGTATCGTATTCCCATGGTCAAACTGGAAG GGAGCATTAGGAGGTCTCCTGATAGGAATCATCATGTCTTTTTGGGTTGGTATTGGAGGATTTGTCTTCCCCCCACCAGTGACCAAAACGTTCCCACTTGAATTGAGAACTGATGGGTGCATTCTTGCCAACATGACTATTAATGGAACAGAGACTCTTGTTACAACCCTTGCCACAGCACTGGACCCCACTCAAGCTCCAGCAAG GTCAGTACTGGCAGATAACTGGTACAGCTTGTCCTATCTGTACTACAGTGCTGTTGGGTGCCTATCGTGCATTATATCTGGGCTGCTGATCAGCTTTGTGACAG GTCGTGAGCATGGAAAGAATATTAGGCCCCTGCTGATCAGACCGATCTGCAACATTTTCTGCTTCTGGTCGGACAAATACAAAACCAAGTGCTGGTGTGGAGTGCCACATGACAGAGAAGAAGAAGACTTT
- the slc5a12 gene encoding sodium-coupled monocarboxylate transporter 2 isoform X2: MSQFVKPDIKNFTVWDYVVFAALLVVSAGIGVFFAIKERKRKTSNEFLVGGRQMTCGPVALSLTASFMSAITVLGTPAEVVRFGAFYLFFIISYTFVIVFSAELFVPVFYRSGITSTYQYLELRFNRVVRYAATIMYIVQTILYTGVVVYAPALALNQVTGFDLWGSVVATGIVCTFYCTLGGLKAVVWTDAFQMVVMVVGFLTVLIEGTIQNGGPSKIWETATNGSRVDIANFDVDPLKRHTFWTIAVGGTFTWLGIYGVNQSTVQRCISCKSEKHAKLALYLNLLGLWIILVCSVFTGLIMYAHFVSCDPWTAGFITAPDQMMPYFVMNIFSKMPGLPGLFVACAFSGTLSTVAASINALATVTFEDFVKNIFKNISDRKSTWISKGLCVLFGILCTVMAVVASFMGGVVQAALSIHGMCGGPMLGLFTLGIVFPWSNWKGALGGLLIGIIMSFWVGIGGFVFPPPVTKTFPLELRTDGCILANMTINGTETLVTTLATALDPTQAPARSVLADNWYSLSYLYYSAVGCLSCIISGLLISFVTGREHGKNIRPLLIRPICNIFCFWSDKYKTKCWCGVPHDREEEDFDPKDNPDNDVKMAPVAEKSSQNGYDNNSCRKLPPGYNEAEKSYTNTNEEKISYM; the protein is encoded by the exons ATGTCCCAGTTTGTAAAACCCGACATCAAAAACTTTACAGTGTGGGACTATGTTGTTTTTGCCGCTTTGCTCGTCGTTTCGGCAGGAATTGGAGTCTTCTTTGCCATCAAGGAGAGGAAGAGAAAAACATCAAATGAATTTTTGGTAGGAGGAAGGCAGATGACATGTGGGCCAGTAGCCCTCTCATTAACAGCTAGTTTTATGTCAGCCATTACAGTCCTCGGAACCCCGGCAGAAGTTGTTCGTTTTGGAGCATTCTACTTGTTTTTCATCATTTCCTATACTTTTGTAATTGTCTTCTCTGCAGAACTATTTGTCCCTGTGTTCTACAGGTCTGGGATTACTAGTACATATCAG TATTTGGAGCTGCGATTTAACAGAGTTGTCCGATATGCTGCAACAATTATGTACATTGTGCAAACG ATACTTTACACTGGAGTAGTGGTGTATGCTCCTGCGTTGGCGCTCAACCAAG tgactgGATTTGATCTTTGGGGATCTGTTGTTGCAACAGGCATTGTTTGTACTTTTTACTGCACTCTG GGGGGCTTGAAAGCCGTTGTATGGACTGATGCATTCCAGATGGTCGTGATGGTAGTTGGATTTTTAACTGTACTGATTGAAGGAACTATTCAAAATGGAGGGCCTTCTAAGATATGGGAGACAGCCACGAATGGATCCCGTGTAGATATTGCCAA ttTTGATGTAGACCCATTAAAAAGACACACATTTTGGACCATTGCTGTGGGAGGAACATTTACATGGCTGGGAATCTATGGAGTTAACCAGTCGACAGTACAGAGATGCATATCGTGCAAGTCTGAGAAGCATGCTAAACT tgcacTGTATCTTAACTTGCTTGGACTGTGGATAATATTGGTGTGCTCTGTATTCACTGGACTGATCATGTATGCCCATTTTGTAAGCTGTGACCCTTGGACTGCGGGATTTATAACAGCGCCAGACCAG ATGATGCCATATTTTGTAATGAACATATTTTCAAAAATGCCAGGGCTCCCCGGACTATTCGTTGCATGTGCCTTCAGTGGGACATTAAG TACGGTGGCTGCCAGTATCAATGCTCTTGCTACTGTGACTTTTGAAGACTTTGTCAAGAACATTTTCAAGAATATCTCTGATAGGAAAAGTACTTGGATCAGCAAAGGATTAT GTGTTTTGTTTGGTATTCTGTGCACTGTAATGGCCGTTGTAGCATCATTTATGGGAGGAGTTGTGCAG GCTGCACTAAGCATTCATGGAATGTGTGGGGGACCCATGCTGGGGTTGTTTACTTTGGGTATCGTATTCCCATGGTCAAACTGGAAG GGAGCATTAGGAGGTCTCCTGATAGGAATCATCATGTCTTTTTGGGTTGGTATTGGAGGATTTGTCTTCCCCCCACCAGTGACCAAAACGTTCCCACTTGAATTGAGAACTGATGGGTGCATTCTTGCCAACATGACTATTAATGGAACAGAGACTCTTGTTACAACCCTTGCCACAGCACTGGACCCCACTCAAGCTCCAGCAAG GTCAGTACTGGCAGATAACTGGTACAGCTTGTCCTATCTGTACTACAGTGCTGTTGGGTGCCTATCGTGCATTATATCTGGGCTGCTGATCAGCTTTGTGACAG GTCGTGAGCATGGAAAGAATATTAGGCCCCTGCTGATCAGACCGATCTGCAACATTTTCTGCTTCTGGTCGGACAAATACAAAACCAAGTGCTGGTGTGGAGTGCCACATGACAGAGAAGAAGAAGACTTT